The sequence TTCTTGATATTGTTTATCCTTACGGTACCAATAAGTATATCTCCAACTTCTCCCTTATTGCGGTCAAACTTAAGCTCAATGCTCGAGGCTTTATCTGCCCTTGCAATTCCCGCCGGCAGACATGCAACGGCGATAAAAACCGCAAGCAGTAATGATATTAATCTTTTTTTCTTCCTCATTTGATAATTGCCTCCTCATTTAAATTTCTCTTAAATTTTTCATTATAATTTATTTATACTGCAAAATTTCTTCTTTTTCTTTTGTTTTCATCCAAACCCCCTCACCCTTACTTCATATGTTTTTGTGAAAATGCCGAAAAAACAAAAATCTCTGCCAATAGAATAAATTCGGAGAAAGAGTTCGTATTGAGCGTTGAAGAACTTGCAAAAAGCCATGCAACCTGGACGTTAAAATTGACAGAATACAAATAAATTATAACATTTCTATCATTCAATGTAAATCTCAAAAGGTCTTAAGATAAGGAAGCTGACTTTCCCTATTTTTAGATAAACTGTTTATAACAACTTTTATTAATTTATTTTATATATACTTGGCAAGGTAAAAAAACAGTCCCAGCAAAAGCGTAAAAATTCTTCCCCCGTCAGGCAAAAAAACGTAAAAAATGCTTGAGATTGAGTCAAATATTTTTTAATATTTTTGTTATTGCTTTTTCCTGCTACCAAACACTTCTTAAGCTTTTAATATTCATAAAAAATATGTATTTAAAAAAACACCCTACCACTTTTACATGATAGGGTGTTAATATATACCTTTTGCTATTTATTATTTTTTTATTATTTCTGTCCTTATTATTTCTGTCCCAAATCCTTTGTACCTTTTATTTCATTTACTCTTGCCTGAGCCGCTGCAAGCCTTGCAATCGGCACACGGAACGGAGAGCATGATACATAGTTCAGCCCAATTTGGTGGCAGAACTCAATGGACGACGGATCTCCGCCATGTTCACCGCATATACCAAGCTTAATATCCGGTCTTGTTTGTCTTCCAAGCTTCGCAGCCATTTCAACCAGTTTCCCCACTCCATCCTGATCCAGTTTTGCAAAAGGATCGAACTCGTATATCTTCTTGTTGTAGTATTCTTCAAGGAACTTGCCTGCATCGTCACGGCTGAATCCAAAAGTCATCTGGGTCAGGTCGTTGGTTCCAAAGGAGAAGAATTCAGCTTCTTTTGCAATTTCATCGGCAGTAATGGCCGCCCTTGGAATTTCTATCATGGTTCCGACTTTATATTCAATCTTCACACCGGATTTTTCAATCAATTCATTGGCTGTTCTGACAACTACGTCCTTGACATATTTCAGCTCCTTGACATCGCCTACCAACGGAATCATAATTTCAGGCACAACTTTTATATTCTTCCTGCTCACGTTGATAGCAGCTTCAATAACCGCTCTCGTCTGCATTTCCGCAATTTCCGGATATGTGACTGCAAGACGGCATCCCCTGTGTCCCATCATAGGATTGAACTCATGAAGCCCGGTTACTATTGCTTTCAGTTCATCGAAAGTAATTCCCATTTCTTTTGCCAAGGCTTCTATGTCTTCATCCTCCTGGGGCAGGAACTCATGAAGCGGAGGATCCAGGAATCTGATCGTCACAGGATAGCCTTCCATTGCAGTAAACAGTTCTTCAAAATCTTTTCTCTGCATCGGCAGGAGTTTATCCAAAGCCTTTCTTCTCTGTTCTTCGGTTCTTGCAACTATCATTTCTCTCATTGCCGGAATTCTGTCAGAATCGAAGAACATATGCTCCGTACGGCAAAGTCCGATACCTTCCGCACCGAACTTTCTTGCCTGGATGGCATCAGCCGGAGTATCGGCATTGGTTCTAATCTTAAGAGTTCTGATTTCATCGGCCCACTGCATAAGTGTGGCAAAGTCGCCGGTCATTTCAGGCTCCACTGTAGGAAGCTTTTCCCCATAAACATTACCTGTGGAACCGTCAAGGGAAATCCAATCACCCTCAACATATTTCTTTCCGTTTTTATCTACAAAGTATTTCTCTTCCTCATTTATTCTTATTTCACTGCAGCCGGCAACGCAGCAAGTACCCATACCGCGTGCAACAACTGCAGCATGAGATGTCATTCCACCACGGCCTGTAAGTATTCCTTTGGATACATGCATACCCTCAATATCTTCGGGTGAAGTTTCAAGTCTTACAAGAATGATGTCTTTTTCTCCGTTTTTGGTCGCTTCCACCGCATCCTCGGCTCTAAAGTAAATCTTTCCGGTAGCAGCTCCCGGTGAAGCCGGCAATCCCTTTGCTATAGGTTTTGCATTTTTCAGCGCTGAAGGTTCGAAATTTGGATGGAGCAGTGTATCAAGCTGTTTCGGGTCGACTTTTAAAATTGCTTCTTCTTTTGTGACCATTCCCTCATTTACCAAATCAACAGCTATTTTTAAAGCAGCCGCAGCAGTCCTTTTACCGTTTCTTGTCTGGAGCATGAAGAGTTTTCCTCTTTCAATTGTAAACTCCATATCCTGCATATCTCTATAATGTCTTTCAAGTTTTTCGGCTATCTCCACAAACTGATTGTATACATCAGGCATTACTTCTTTCAGCTGGTCAATTGACTGGGGAGTTCTGATACCTGCAACAACGTCTTCTCCCTGGGCATTCATAAGGAATTCACCATAAAGCTTCTTTTCTCCCGTAGCCGGGTTCCTTGTAAAGGCAACTCCCGTACCCGAATCATTTCCCATATTTCCATAAACCATTTCCTGAACGTTAACTGCAGTACCCCAGTCGCCGGGGATGTCATTTAATCTTCTATATACAATAGCCCTTGGATTTTCCCATGAACGGAAAACGGCTTTTACGGCTTCCATCAACTGTGTTTTCGGATCCTGCGGAAAATCAAATCCCTTTTCTTTCTTGAACAGCTCCTTGTATCTTCTGACTACTTCCTTTAAATTTTCGGCAGAAAGGTCGCAGTCATTTTCAC comes from Acetivibrio thermocellus ATCC 27405 and encodes:
- the ppdK gene encoding pyruvate, phosphate dikinase, which gives rise to MAKYVYLFSEGNASMRDLLGGKGANLAEMTSLGLPVPRGFTITTEACTRYYQDGKVIAKEIEDEIYRTMEKLEEIVGKKFGDPSNPFLVSVRSGARVSMPGMMDTILNLGLNDEVVVGLAKLTNNERFAYDSYRRFIQMFSDVVMEVEKSKFEAILDAVKEENNCENDCDLSAENLKEVVRRYKELFKKEKGFDFPQDPKTQLMEAVKAVFRSWENPRAIVYRRLNDIPGDWGTAVNVQEMVYGNMGNDSGTGVAFTRNPATGEKKLYGEFLMNAQGEDVVAGIRTPQSIDQLKEVMPDVYNQFVEIAEKLERHYRDMQDMEFTIERGKLFMLQTRNGKRTAAAALKIAVDLVNEGMVTKEEAILKVDPKQLDTLLHPNFEPSALKNAKPIAKGLPASPGAATGKIYFRAEDAVEATKNGEKDIILVRLETSPEDIEGMHVSKGILTGRGGMTSHAAVVARGMGTCCVAGCSEIRINEEEKYFVDKNGKKYVEGDWISLDGSTGNVYGEKLPTVEPEMTGDFATLMQWADEIRTLKIRTNADTPADAIQARKFGAEGIGLCRTEHMFFDSDRIPAMREMIVARTEEQRRKALDKLLPMQRKDFEELFTAMEGYPVTIRFLDPPLHEFLPQEDEDIEALAKEMGITFDELKAIVTGLHEFNPMMGHRGCRLAVTYPEIAEMQTRAVIEAAINVSRKNIKVVPEIMIPLVGDVKELKYVKDVVVRTANELIEKSGVKIEYKVGTMIEIPRAAITADEIAKEAEFFSFGTNDLTQMTFGFSRDDAGKFLEEYYNKKIYEFDPFAKLDQDGVGKLVEMAAKLGRQTRPDIKLGICGEHGGDPSSIEFCHQIGLNYVSCSPFRVPIARLAAAQARVNEIKGTKDLGQK